AGGAGTTAGCGATCTCTGAAGGCGTCGCATCCCTATCCGAAGATTGTGTGGACTGTGTGGAGTTCCCTCTGTCGGATTTTGAAGTTGTAGGGTCTTGGTTTCTTGGGTGTTATCGTTTGGCGGGCGTGAAGCAGCAGCGGTAAGCCATGGGTATGATGAAGGAAGTGGAAGATCTCGTGTGGCGGGCTATAGGCAGCAACGACGATTCCCGTTCACGGACTGTCCTAAGTTCTAAAATTTGTTAAGTCAATTTGCTCGCTTTTCCTCTTTTAAGTTTGTGATAGTTGTTTATCTAGCTTTAGTTCCAGTTTTAATCTATCGCTGCCCCGGTGTGGGTTTAAGTTGCCGCCTTCATGTGGGCTCTAGTGTCTGGGGATTGTTCTTCATCCGCCAATTGTTGTATCAAAAGTGTTCTTTCTTTGGAATGAAATTTACCagatgggaaaaaaaaaaaagcttttttcTCTCATATGGGTGGATAGGGTTTGGTTTTGGCCTTGTCAAGCTTTTGCCTCAAATGCACACACAACACTTGTCTTTTTCTTCTCTCACATTCATTTCATCTTCCTTCTTTCTTTATTACCACTTAAACGCCATTGGATCATGTCCCCCTTAGGGTTTTCTCTTAGACCtttctttttatatgttttcgTTACAATTACAGCAAAGGCAGAGCAAATGCTTGAAGGGTTCGAAGTTGGAAAACCTTTAAGGGGAAAAAAGTTCTTAAAAAGATTTGTCAGTTGTAAGGCAAAAACCTTCAATGCATGAACTCAATTAAACGAGAATAATGTGAAAAAACAAGAACCACAAAGACATGCTCTTTCCATTAAAAGCATGAGAACACAAAAGGTTAATATAAACATACAAATCCATGCCAGGGACAAGTTTTATCACAACATGTTGATAGACAAGTTAGTTGTCTTGTATTTTACCCATTGTACTCTAGTAGAGCCAATTAAAATCTACCTCCTATACTACCAAGCAAAGTATGATCTCTTGGTTTACCCTAAACCGAGAGATGCCGATAACAGAATAGGTTTTTGCTTCCGGCCCAACCAACAAAATCTCACACATCAACTTGGAGCAGAACCTTCATGTGGCTATGGAGTCAGAAGAATAGGACTTGACTTGCTTAGAGTATCATCCTCCATCGAGTGCACAAACTTTTTTAACTCGTCCATAAGACAACGGAAGTGGTCATTGTTAGGCAAGAAGTAAAACCCAATGGTAGCCTGCTCCAAATACAAAAGGTTAACATGGTGACCAGTCTTCTTGAGACCATCGACATAAGCCAATTGCCAATCCTGAACAAGATCTAAACCAGCCACAACCACAAGACTCTTGGGGAAGTTGACTCCTCCAAGGCTCTGACCTCGAGGGCCAAAGGGATTACAAGCCGGATGATCTCTATCCTCACCTTGAGGTAAAAAAGCCCTCCAATACCAATCTCGGTCTTGAATAGTGACAAAGTATTTACCGTCAAGTCTCTTCTCAGACAGAGTCCTCTCTTGCCCACCAAACATAGGGTGAAGAAGAATGTTCCCCAACACTTTAACTCCTTCTTTGGTCGCCCTCAGAGCAACATTATGGGCTATGTTACCCCCAGAGCTATCACCAGCCAAGTAAACATAAACATTGGAGTCTTTACCACTCTGAAGCCAGATTCTGGACTTGACCCATCTGAGAGCATTCCATCCGTCGTCGTAAGCACAAGGGTAACGGTGCTCCGGCGATCTCCGGTAATCAACCGAGACAACAACAACGCCGCAGATAGTGACCAGCCGTCGGCAGAAAGTGTCGTAGATGGCGCTGTTGGCGGAGGAGTGAGTGAAGCTACCACCGTGGAAGAAGATGAGAACGGGGACGATCTCGGTTGTGCTGAGAGGCTCCGTGAGGTCGACGGTTCCGTGGCGCGAGGGGTCGAGGGGAGCTGGGAGGTAGATTCTTGTGAGGAGgttggtggaggaggaggaggagtcgaGGTGGTCGAAGGAGAAGACGCCGTCGAGGGGGAAAGAGTTTGGGGGAACTTTGCGGTCGAGAAACTCGGCGAGGTGA
The sequence above is drawn from the Raphanus sativus cultivar WK10039 chromosome 7, ASM80110v3, whole genome shotgun sequence genome and encodes:
- the LOC108814531 gene encoding gibberellin receptor GID1B, translated to MAAANEDNLNECKRIVPLNTWVLISNFKLAYTLLRRPDGSFNRHLAEFLDRKVPPNSFPLDGVFSFDHLDSSSSSTNLLTRIYLPAPLDPSRHGTVDLTEPLSTTEIVPVLIFFHGGSFTHSSANSAIYDTFCRRLVTICGVVVVSVDYRRSPEHRYPCAYDDGWNALRWVKSRIWLQSGKDSNVYVYLAGDSSGGNIAHNVALRATKEGVKVLGNILLHPMFGGQERTLSEKRLDGKYFVTIQDRDWYWRAFLPQGEDRDHPACNPFGPRGQSLGGVNFPKSLVVVAGLDLVQDWQLAYVDGLKKTGHHVNLLYLEQATIGFYFLPNNDHFRCLMDELKKFVHSMEDDTLSKSSPILLTP